The following are encoded together in the Microterricola viridarii genome:
- a CDS encoding serine hydrolase, with protein sequence MLDAASGAPLLEHNQDTQCETASIGKIFLLIEVARRIEDGTLQLGQRVQVPAEFAVADSGILYRMRDQLLCVDDLALLVGAFSDNLATNTLLHLCGLETVRMVAPGLGYRHTALHDYLRDERTPDLPWTPSFGTARELADVMLRLAAGDVHSPAVSARVLDWLAANADTSLLADSFLVDPLAHVDADYQGIVLRHKTGSTNFARIDVGHVSGPAGSVAYAVAANWKNQSADLRAPVIDAMRAIGEQIRGHITGRPREE encoded by the coding sequence GTGCTCGACGCCGCGAGCGGCGCGCCCCTGCTCGAGCACAACCAGGACACCCAGTGTGAGACGGCCAGCATCGGCAAGATCTTCCTGCTCATCGAGGTCGCGCGGCGCATTGAGGACGGCACCCTGCAGCTCGGCCAACGGGTCCAGGTTCCGGCCGAGTTCGCCGTCGCCGACTCCGGCATCCTGTATCGGATGCGCGATCAGCTGCTCTGCGTCGATGACTTGGCGCTGCTCGTCGGTGCGTTCAGCGACAACCTCGCCACCAACACCCTGCTGCATCTGTGCGGTCTCGAGACGGTGCGCATGGTGGCGCCGGGGCTCGGGTACCGGCACACCGCACTGCACGACTATCTGCGCGACGAACGCACGCCGGATCTGCCGTGGACGCCATCGTTCGGCACCGCCCGCGAACTGGCCGATGTGATGCTCAGGCTGGCTGCCGGTGACGTGCACTCCCCCGCGGTCAGCGCGCGGGTGCTCGATTGGCTCGCCGCGAACGCGGACACCTCGCTGCTCGCCGACTCGTTCCTGGTCGACCCGCTCGCCCATGTCGACGCCGATTATCAAGGCATCGTGCTGCGGCACAAGACGGGGTCGACCAATTTCGCGCGGATCGATGTCGGCCATGTGTCCGGACCGGCGGGGTCCGTTGCCTATGCGGTCGCGGCGAACTGGAAGAATCAGTCGGCCGATCTGCGCGCCCCCGTGATCGATGCGATGCGCGCCATCGGAGAACAGATCCGCGGCCACATCACCGGCCGGCCTCGAGAGGAATGA